The proteins below are encoded in one region of Lactuca sativa cultivar Salinas chromosome 3, Lsat_Salinas_v11, whole genome shotgun sequence:
- the LOC111911359 gene encoding 1-aminocyclopropane-1-carboxylate oxidase homolog 1, with the protein MVEMIREAATNLGIFQVVNHGIPVSLMDEAVPAVRRFHEQDEEVKKGFYTRDLSSTLVYNSNYDLYSSPALNWRDTFFSFMAPSPPPPEELPEVCRDIQIEYSNQVMKFGGVLFRLFSEALGLNVNHRSFSLSDVQFVNWCYFMQLDMLQEENDNVLEKLRFAEESCQDAEMRVKDLEKQVLTHILLIQCLSYIET; encoded by the exons ATGGTGGAGATGATTCGTGAAGCCGCCACGAACCTAGGTATTTTTCAGGTGGTGAATCATGGGATTCCTGTGAGTCTTATGGATGAGGCGGTTCCAGCAGTTCGTAGATTTCACGAACAAGATGAAGAGGTGAAGAAAGGGTTTTACACGAGGGATCTTTCGAGTACACTAGTGTATAACAGCAATTACGATCTGTATAGTTCCCCCGCCTTGAACTGGAGAGACACCTTCTTTTCATTTATGGCTCCGTCACCTCCGCCGCCTGAGGAATTACCGGAGGTTTGTAGAGACATTCAAATCGAGTACTCAAATCAAGTCATGAAATTCGGAGGCGTACTTTTCAGATTATTCTCAGAGGCATTGGGGTTGAACGTGAATCACCGGAG TTTTAGCTTAAGTGATGTACAATTCGTTAACTGGTGCTATTTCATGCAACTTGATATGCTACAAGAAGAGAATGACAATGTCCTTGAGAAG CTCAGGTTTGCTGAAGAAAGTTGTCAGGATGCAGAGATGAGGGTTAAGGATCTTGAGAAGCAGGTGCTCACCCATATTCTTCTTATTCAATGTCTATCATATATTGAGACCTAA